Below is a genomic region from Triticum dicoccoides isolate Atlit2015 ecotype Zavitan chromosome 5A, WEW_v2.0, whole genome shotgun sequence.
AAAACATGATGGCTCAAAAATATTGTTAGTAGATGCTGACATGGCACACTTGGTGAGATGAAAAGGTTTGCATGCTAAGAGAATTATAGATAACAGGATCAACTATTTGAGTATATAGGATACCCCTAGAAAGAAACCATCAAAACATCACAATAtataaaagagaaaaaaaacttcACCATCTTCCCCACACACCAAACCAAAATAGTTTATTTCTATGAAATTTCAACAACACCAACCGCTCAGTACAGCGTGCCCAATCCTTCTAGCTATTCTTGAAATCTCAATTACGTCCAAGCTACGCAAATCGTTTGTGGTTGACCTTTCCGTTTTTCAAAGCCTTATGGCTACAGACTTATTCCATGTTTTCTATAGGCAAACATGAGCGCGATGATGTGCATCGCAGAAGTTGTACCCAATGTTACGAATGTAAATCCCCAAAACAATTGTTGCGTcattttttttgaagaaatgccCATGTGACAATATTCTGGCCAAATAGGCAAGAATTAAGTCCTGTTAAAGAGCCtcattttttttgagacaattaaAGAGCCTCATTTAAAACAGAGCCAGCAGCGCCAAAACTTTCACACAGCCCACACCAGACCAAATCAAAACGCATTTCTTTTCCTCCTAAAAAAAGATCGCATTTTTCGAATACAATTAGGAGCACAAAaaaatccctcgccctcgcccacTCCTCCCCTCCTCTCCGCCGTCTCCGTCACTCCCTCCCTCCGACAGACATCTTCCGCCCcggtccccgagctccgccgttaTCCCGCGCCCGCCCCTCCCTCCGTCCCCTCCACcgcccgcctccccgccgcccgcgcGAATTCCCAAATCCCCAGGGGCTCTCGCGCGCTcgcatccctccctccctccctcccacaccTCCCCGCGATCCCATCTCCTCGCGCGGCCGCCGGCGGAGCCTAGGGTTCAGGCGATGGAGGCCGCCGGGGACCGGTGAGCTCCCCTAAAGGCGGCGGCTTGTGTGGCTTCCGTGACCGCGCGGGGGATCTCGAGCTCGCGGGAACCCTAGCTAGGTGCGACGACGGCGGCCATGGACGTGGACGCGCGGATGGCCACGGAGTCGGACTCCGACTCCGACGCCGCCGCCGCGGCGCAGCAGGCCGGCGGCACCGTGAGCGTCCCCGTTAGCGGGACCGAGACCCCCTCCgtgtcgccgccgcccgaggctgcGGCGGGCGCAGTAGCTcctccggcggcggtggcggggccgaGGCCGGCCCCCGGGTACACGGTGGTGGACGCGCTGATGGACAAGAAGGAGGACGGGCCGGGGTGCCGCTGCGGGCACACGCTCACGGCCGTGCCTGCCGTCGGGGAGGAGGGCTCGCCGGGCTACATAGGCCAGCGGCTGATCCTCTTCGGCGGCGCCACCGCGCTCGAGGGCAACAACGCCACGCCACCCTCGTCGGCTGGGAGCGCCGGGATCCGTACGGCCCTTTCTACCTGagctttttccttgtttcaaatgggtTTGTCGGGTGCTGTAGGGCGGCAGTACTTTCTAGCTTGTGCTGTCTGAGAGCCATAGGTTGAAGGGAATTGGAACACTAGGGACGTAGTTGGTGATCTTGCTTTGGAGTGGGAGGGAGGGAGAAACACGATTTTGAGGGTATGTTCTACTGGGGATAGACGGACTGCgaacttagtcttccagtttctcaTTAAAAGGTAGAATTCAGAGTATTGCTTGCGGCTCTCGCGGGTTTAGGCGGGATTGGGTTGATTAATGATGCTGTGAGAATTTGAGGTGCTACCTTGTTTGGATACTATAATGAGTTGGACATCGATGCGTCATTCGCCGTCTAACTCTGCTCACCTTAATTGGAAGGCTAAATATAGGGATCTTGTATTGTTTGTGGTGTAACATAGCCTGAAGGGAATTGTAACAGTAGCCAATGGTTTAGTTTTTCTTAAAACCTGAACCGTAGAACTTCTACGATTTAGTTGGTAATCTTGCTTTGAGTGGGAGAGAGGGAAAAATAAATCAATTTTGGGAGGGAATGTTCTGTTGGGGATAGAAACTACGTAGGACAGATTGTGAATTTAGTGGTCCAGTGTCTCATTAAGAGGTGGAATTCAGAGTGTTGGCTGCTTGGTGCTCTTCGAGGTTTAGGCGGGATTCGGTTAATTAATGATGCTGTGAGAATTTGAGGTGCTACCTTGTTTGGGAAGTAATAACGAATTGGAAATTAAGGCGTTATATTGCCGTGTGATTCTCTGCTCACGCTTTTAATTGGATGGCTAAATATAGTGCTCTTATATCGGTTGAGGCGCCAAACTTAGTACTCCGAATGTGAGTACAATTAAATTCCACTCACGAGATCTCGGTCTCTGTGATGCCTGCCCTACTTGTGTTGTCACGTTAGAATTGTTTTAACGTGTTAGAAATAGTACACTATGGTCTCAAACTGGAAATGTTGATTTGAACTTTTATGTGTCCGTACTCTTTATGGAGGTCAAACAAAGGATGAAATAAATTGCTCAAAACCCATACTTAGAGGTGTTGGAGGATCTTAGCTGGTTGGAAGGAAACTTGGTTTATTTAACTCTTTTACTTGAACATGTCTGACTGGTTGTACATACAATTGATTTGCTTAACGATCTCCTTGATGGCAGGTCTTGCTGGTGCCACCGCAGATGTTCACTGTTACGATGTGCTATCAAATAAATGGACCAGGTACTGTTTTGTATTTTTCAGTTTGGTGCTTCAGTGCTGTGTATTACTCCTTCTCCTAAGTTTTTTTATAGATCCCACAGCCTTTTCTGGCTTAGTATAGTTATTAGTTCTGATATACCACAACACAATGTTGTTAGGCTTACTCCACTTGGTGAACCTCCTTCACCAAGAGCTGCACATGTAGCAACTGCTGTTGGAACCATGGTGGTCATTCAGGTACTTTACACCTCTGTTTTCTTTTTGCTTTACATTAGTAGGTGCATCATTTTTTATCAGGTCAGTGCCAATATAAAACTAATTATAATTTCCCTTTCTCATTGTTTTCTGCGATGCAGGGTGGTATAGGCCCTGCTGGTTTATCTGCAGAGGACCTTCATGTTTTGGATCTTACACAACAACGTCCGCGATGGCACAGGTGTTTTTCACTTCACTATAATTTCATTTCAGAAAAATACTTTTGCTACCATCTGTGCTGAGGGTTCTAAGCCTTCTATGCAGAGTCGTGGTTCAAGGGCCTGGTCCTGGTCCACGATACGGACATGTCATGGCCTTGGTTGGGCAGCGATTCTTGTTGACCATTGGCGGAAATGATGGTAGACAATTTTCTTATGTGCTTATATGGCCTAGAATCGTAGCTTCTTGCAGATTGTTCCATCCTAATTGGTTTCAATACTAACAATACATACTTATTTCAGGAAAGCGTCCCCTGGCAGACGTTTGGGCCCTTGATACTGCAGCAAAGCCATATGAATGGAGGAAACTTGAACCAGAAGGCGAAGGGCCGCCTCCATGCATGTAAGTGAAAGCCTTCTCCTTTTGACTGTAGTTAGATTAATGAGAGAGAAATTTTTCTATGGTGGCATTGTCTTGGAATCTTGCAGTAATTATTAGCAAGCTGCTGTTAGTGGTGATGATGAGTTAGCTTTTGTGCATGCTACCTTGCCTTTATTAATTATAACTACAAGGCTCTCAGCAGTCCCATTACACTTAGGTTTGCAGTGCAGTGCTTTATTTTGCTCTGGTAAATATGGAAAATCTTCGTCATATATTACTCATTGCAATTGTTATTTTCCAAAGCACTCGCCAGCCAAAAGTGTTTTCAGGTTTGTTAAGTTGTCTTGTATGAGAAACATCACAAATCTAAATAGAACCTTTTGCTATCTACTGTACTTCAGAGTTTGTTATTTGCTGCAATGAAACCTCACATTTAAGTAGCTGCAAGATATTTTTGTATGTTGCTGAAAGCAGAGTTGACTCTAGTTTTTTTATCCTTGTGCTGACTGTAGTCTTGTATAATGTTGTTGCTCAGGTATGCAACTGCAAGTGCCCGCTCTGATGGTCTTCTTTTGCTCTGTGGTGGGAGGGACACTAATAGTGTGGTAAGTGACATACTACTTGGCAGTAAGTTCTTCAAGAGTATGGAGTGCAATTTATGTATTACTGATTGCGTATATTTAGTTATTTGACCATTTTGTTAATTTTCTTGTAATAGGAATATATGGTATCTATTTCACTGCTCGTAGTTTTTAGGTTCAAAGCTGCCATAAGTCACAACAAGGGCTCATGCACTTTTCTCGTATAAGTGATAGTCAGAAGCACCGCATGCTTGTACAGAGTCACCGGCGGTCATTCTTTTACATGCATGTACTCCTTTGCAGCATAGGATTAGTGAGTCCATCATGATTTTTTACTGTGCACACTTTAGTCAGTTCACTTGTTAAATCATGCCCTTTAAACAATTTTGGATCAGAATCTGAAACAACCTTTTCAGGGTCCTTTTGGGATTACAGTATTTTACTGTTAGTTTTTAGAGGCAGTGATTTCTGTTATTAATGTCTTCTAAATTTGTGCTCCAGCGTACTCTTCACAGCTAACAATATGCTTTTTTTTTGGCTAAAATCATCAGCCTCTGTCAAGTGCGTACGGTCTTGCAAAGCATAGGGATGGGCGCTGGGAGTGGGCAATTGCCCCTGGTGTGTCTCCATCACCCAGATATCAACATGCAGCTGTAAGTTGCCATTTTTTCCTGCTGGTTTgatttgtttgtttaattttgatATTGATCTCACTTTATTGTTGGTGCAATGCAATATTGCTATTTCATTTTCATGCTTTAGGTTTTTGTCAATGCACGACTTCATGTCTCAGGAGGGGCTCTTGGAGGCGGTCGCATGGTAGAAGACTCCTCTAGTGTGGCAGGTTCTATTTTTAGAACTTTGAAGTTATTACCATtttatttattactccctccggtcCATTTTAATTGTCTTGATTTAGTACAGCTTTGTACTAAATCTTTCTTCCGTTGGTAACTAAAAGAAATGGATCTTAGTTTATTTGGCTGTAATGTGCAGGAAGATAATTTTGAATGAATTAGTTTCTTAGATTATATATTTGACTATGCTGAACTTCATCTCGCCTCCCTGTTGATACATACGGCCTTTTTTTTCCTCAATGTTTTTTTTTTGAGTGAACTCAATGGTTTTCACTATTTACCAAACATGGAAAGATGCATGCTGTTACTGGTTATATGTGCAGCACATATATCCCTTTTATGGAAGTAGATAGATGTTATGTTCAAATACTTGATATTTTCAGCATTGACCACTTGGTTGATGTTCAAATGCATTACTATTTCCAATCCTTATTTGTTGTGCCATTCTGTCATTCTTAGTGTTGGACACTGCTGCTGGAGTTTGGTGTGACACAAAATCAGTAGTTACAACTCCAAGGACAGGAAGATATAGTGCAGATGCAGCGGGCGGTGAGGCTTCTGGAGAGCTTACACGAAGGTGCAGGCATGCAGCTGCTGCGGTTGGTGATATGATATTCATTTATGGAGGTTTACGGGGAGGTAAACACCTCAGTTTCTAAGCCTCTTCTTACTCCCGACATACATGAATTTTCCTATGTTGTCCTGCAAGTTCTGttcctacggtggaatgtggaattgtcCTATTGAAGCAAAATGTTCGCTAAATCAGTGGTTGCAAATTTACGAAGGGCAGCATGCTAAAATTACCATTCTGGCTTTAGATGTCTGAACTTACTTCACAGGGGTGGCCATTTCTTACGAATTTGTAGTTTAGTTAGTTATATGCAATTTACCTGTTCTGCTTCCTGTTTGCTGAGTGTAAATTCTGTTTATGGGGAGCTATATTGCTAGTTTATCCAGATTAACTGAAGTAACTGATCACTGATATATATGAGATGCTGATCAGTTAAAATGACACATTCATTtgaaatggttttgcttgtttacAAATTCTTACTCAGATTTAGTACAGAATGGTCGATAACCTTCGAGAACATGTGATTTTTTATTTCTCAGTGACTTGCTGTGTTTTGTTAAATCATGTTAGTACTTGGTAGTTCTCTTGTGCATGAAGCTTAGATATTGGGATCTTCCTGTGGGATAGCAAAGTCGCATGGTTGGTTGATGTTATAAACAATTCAGCCATGTGATTGCGTTATTTACAAAATGTTGTCATTCCAGTGTTCGTCCATTGAGGCATCTTTACTTGTATGCTGGTGATGATATTCCTTCTAAGCCTTTTCTTTGTTAGGAAAACAGTAGGAACATCCAGTATTAGGCAATCAGCACATAGTTAGATTTTGACTATGCTTACATATTCTTTTTTCCTCTCAAAAAAGGTGCGCAGGGGGTTCACTACTCAAACTTAAATAATCCCTAGTTTTACATTAATATGATTCAAGCCTCCTGTTCTCAATGTAAATTACCGCAGCGAAGTGTTAACTTTGGCACCCACATTTCTTCTTGAAATTTGACATCTGAGTTAGCAGAGTCAGAAGACCCCCAATTCGAACCCGTACACCTTATTATGGCCAAATCTCACCAATTTTGGCAACATCGGGAAGCATTATTTCAACAAGCATGTTTTTCTCATTTATAGAAATCTAGAAAAGCCAACTCCATAAATCTGTGTTGGTTACCTGTTTAGAGGTCAGTAGAAGTGCTGCTTCTGAATGATTGGAATTTGGAAGCTGGTACAAGCAAGTCTTTAAAACTGTGTCCAGGATTGGTTTCAAATCCTGCTCAGAAGCGACCACACACATAATTGCTATTCCTTGCACAGTGCATTTCAATGAAGTGCAGCGTAGCTATCTTATAATTTATCTTTGTTGTTTGTTTACTTTGTTGATTTTGTTTGTGGAGTAGCTGGGAAGAAtcgttttttttcatttctttaaCATTTCCTTCAGTTTCGAAGTACATAGGTGCTCATTAGTTTTCTTTCTATTGATGCAATAATTCATATGTAATTGCTACCACAGGTGTGTTGCTAGACGACCTTCTTGCTGCAGAAGATCTTGCTGCTGCTGAAACAACAAGTGCAGCTAACCATGCAGCTGCAGCTGCCGCTAACATGCAAGCTGGAGGAACACCTGGCAGATTTGCTTACAATGATGAACAAACAGGGCAAACAACTACAGAAACAACTGCTGATGGAGCTGTGGTTCTTGGAACCCCAGTTGCACCTCCTGTTAATGGGGATGTGTATACTGATATCAGCCCTGAGAATGCAGTGATCCAGGGACAGAGGTTTGCATTATTTCTGTTCTAGACTCATGCTGTCCATCTTTCTTTGCATGGGTCTTCTGTTCATATTAAATGTGAGCTATATTGAGACGTGTGTTTCAAATCTTTTTATTGTGTGTGTAGGAGATCGAGC
It encodes:
- the LOC119298905 gene encoding serine/threonine-protein phosphatase BSL2 homolog; this translates as MDVDARMATESDSDSDAAAAAQQAGGTVSVPVSGTETPSVSPPPEAAAGAVAPPAAVAGPRPAPGYTVVDALMDKKEDGPGCRCGHTLTAVPAVGEEGSPGYIGQRLILFGGATALEGNNATPPSSAGSAGIRLAGATADVHCYDVLSNKWTRLTPLGEPPSPRAAHVATAVGTMVVIQGGIGPAGLSAEDLHVLDLTQQRPRWHRVVVQGPGPGPRYGHVMALVGQRFLLTIGGNDGKRPLADVWALDTAAKPYEWRKLEPEGEGPPPCMYATASARSDGLLLLCGGRDTNSVPLSSAYGLAKHRDGRWEWAIAPGVSPSPRYQHAAVFVNARLHVSGGALGGGRMVEDSSSVAVLDTAAGVWCDTKSVVTTPRTGRYSADAAGGEASGELTRRCRHAAAAVGDMIFIYGGLRGGVLLDDLLAAEDLAAAETTSAANHAAAAAANMQAGGTPGRFAYNDEQTGQTTTETTADGAVVLGTPVAPPVNGDVYTDISPENAVIQGQRRSSKGVDYLVEASAAEAEAISATLAAVKARQVNGEMEHSPDSPDATQSGKLNSSLIKPDVALANNSTPPPGVRLHHRAVVVAAETGGALGGMVRQLSIDQFENEGRRVIYGTPENATAARKLLDRQMSINSVPKKVIASLLKPRGWKPPVRRQFFLDCNEIADLCDSAERIFSSEPSVIKLKAPIKIFGDLHGQFGDLMRLFDEYGAPSTAGDIAYIDYLFLGDYVDRGQHSLETITLLLALKVEYPHNVHLIRGNHEAADINALFGFRIECIERMGERDGIWTWHRVNRLFNWLPLAALIEKKIICMHGGIGRSINHIEQIENLQRPITMEAGSVVLMDLLWSDPTENDSVEGLRPNARGPGLVTFGPDRVMEFCNNNDLQLIVRAHECVMDGFERFAQGHLITLFSATNYCGTANNAGAILVLGRDLVVVPKLIHPLPPAITSPETSPEHHIEDTWMQELNANRPPTPTRGRPQAANNDRAGPLAWI